The genomic DNA GGATGGGGCTGTTCTCATACGCTACGAACGTCTGAGCTGGTTTGTCGATGCTGGCAAGCTTTGCTCCGCATCGCGCCGCTACAGCAAGAGCGAGCTTGAAATCGTAAGACAGCCCCTTGAACCCTGCTGGGGGCCAGGGATTGTAGCAATCGGTGTAAATCCAGCCGCCCCACTTCCAGAAGTTATCCGGGTAGGAGGGGCAGAGGAACATCTGCGTGTTCTTGATGTATGGTTGAGTGAGTATCGCCCATCGGAAGAAAGCTATCTCGGTGTCGCTGCCGCACTTGCCCGGCGGCACAATATTGCCGAACGGGTCGTGGGCACACTGGTCACTCCATGCAGGAAACTTCTCGTCGTAGTCCTGCAGGTACATTGAGATAGCTAGACCAATCTGCTTCATATTGCTGAGACAGCTGGTCTTGCGCGCCTGTTCGCGCGCGCGGGCGAACACAGGGAACAGAATCGCTGCCAGTATCGCGATAATCGCGATGACCACAAGCAGCTCGATGAGGGTAAACGCTCGGTTTTTCATCGTTCTTCCTCCTTGCGATGAAGTTCAAGTGTTTTGTAGTGAAGTGGCCTCCTGCGCAAAATGCGCTCTGCAGGATAAAAACTTGCCAGTGTGGTAATCACCTCCGATGGCATCACCTCCCCTTCGATACGACGTTGTAAACGGATGGCAGCGGTACGTCCCATGGTGTACGTCTGCTGTACCAGGCGGTGCACCGATCGTGTCACGCGTGTCATCAGCGGTGGAGCGTCTGCAAAGCTGAGCACCTCCAGCTGTTCGGGCACCGCCACGCCTATCCGATCGCAAGCTTCCAGTACCGCTGCCATGTAGTAATCGTGCAGACAGAACACAGCGGTAATCGGACGAGGCTGGTGCAGCAGGGTAAACAGCGCGTCATGCACTACCTGCACCAGATAGTCCAGATTCGGGCTCTCGCGCAGCGCGAACAATCTCACCAACGGGGCAACCTCTTTGCAGCCCACCTCTTGCATCGCCTGCAGGTACGCTTCGTACCGCTCTCGAATGGAGGACACATAAAGTGCGTCATCCGTGAAATGTGCGATGACACGATGCCCTCTCTCTACCAGATAGCGCAACCCAATCAAGCTGGAACGGTAGTTATCGGTCATCACTACATCGCATGGCACCCCCTCCGGCTGGCGGTCCAAACAGACCACCGGCTTGCCGCTATCCAGAATGCGCTGGAGCAAAGAGGTTATTTTGGGATCACAGGTTGGATAGCAGATAATGCCGTCTGCCTCGTGTTGCATCCGGCGTAAGTACTGTGCTTCCCGGTGAGGATCATTATGGGTTTCGCAAAGTAACAAGTTATACTGGTCGGGCAACGCGCTGCGGATGCCGCGCAGATACTCTACCTGAGGATAGTCATGCATATAGGGAAAAATCGCTGCAACAAAAACGGGCTTTGCTGGTGGAGGCTTTGCAACAAAAGTGCCCGCCTTGCGCTTGCGCACCACTAGCCCCAGCCTTTGCAGTTCAAACATCGCACGGTGTGCCGTTACGCGACACACACCATACCGCCTGGCCAGTTCGGTTTCCGAAGGCAGCAGCGTTCCTGGAGCAAGCCCTCCACACTCGATCTGGGCGCGGATGTCATCCGCGATATGCTTCCATTTCACGAAAGACATGGCGCTATTACCACATGGTTAAGCTCAATCAATGCTATGGTATTCTTAGTATAATCCTTTGACAAGGCTTTGTCAAGTCCTCCTGAGGGTGTTCGAGAATTGTTGAGAAGTTGGTTGTAGCGCAAGGAGAGAGGCGTTCTTGCTATCCCTGCCTTACCTCACCCCCGTCCCCTCTCCTACGAGGAGAGGGGCGTTCCCCCTTCCCTTGCAGGGAAGGGGGCAAGGGGGTTAGGTTATCTATCCATTCAACCAGCAATTTCGAACACCCTCAGTCCTCCTGCGTGCTCCACGTTGATTTGTTATAGCAAAGGAAGGTATCATTGCTTTGTCTCGGAATAACTGCTGGGCACGTCAAGCGTCATCCTTGATGTAGCTGCGGGCTGCAGCTGCGTCTCGGCTCGGTGGGACCCCGCCCTGCCTGGAGGTGCACTGATGAACCGTCTGATGGTTACCATCGTTTTTCTACTGGCAGCGGGTGGAATCGCTATCTGGAAGCTGGCGACATACGACCCAGTAGCGAACCAGCCTGCGCCTGATCTGAGCAGCCTCTCTACGTGGGAGCCGACCACTGTCCAGATCCGCGGTCAGTTGGATGCTGATGCCTCCCCTCTTGAACGCAAGCAGCAGTATGGGCGTCTTTTCCGAAGTCGCTATCGCGCTAAGAGTATGGCGGTTAACCTGCGTGTGGACAGAAACGGAATATTCTACCTGGAGTGTGCCGCCACCATCCCCACGTGGGATAAAGCGCTGATTGCCCATCAGGCGTGGGCGGAAATCCGCGAGCTGTTCGGAGGAAGCCCGCGAGTACTTATCTACGAGTCCTATATCGGAACGGTCTCGCGCCGGGTGGGTGAAGCGCGAGCGAATGCCCAAAATTCCTCTATCCCAGAAGTGGTGTTCGACACCGGCTGGCATCTGCGCCGCAAACCACAACGCACCGATTACCTCGGCAGGCTACCGGGAGGCTAAATGCCCCATGATGAAATTTCACCGGCGACGGGGAGAAACACTGAGGGTGTTCGAGAATTGTTGAGAAGTTGGTTGTAGCGCAAGGAGAGAGGCGTTCTTGCTATCCCTGCCTTACCTCACCCCCGTCCCCTCTCCTACGAGGAGAGGGGCGTTCCCCCCTTCCCTTGCAGGGAAGGGGGCAAGGGGGTTAGGTTATCTATCCATTCAACCAGCAATTTCGAACACCCTCGAAAAACACTTGACATCTCCGGCGTGCTCGTTATAGAATGTATCCAGAGGTTACTCGTATAACCCAAGTGAAATTTGTCAGAGGAGGTTACACCATGAAACGCGCGTTTACGCTAATTGAGTTGCTGGTAGTTATCGCGATAATCGCGATACTGGCAGCGATTCTGTTCCCTGTGTTTGCCAGGGCACGAGAGAAAGCCAGACAAACCAGCTGCCTGAGCAACATGAAACAGATGGGAACTGCTTCCATGATGTATGTTCAGGACTACGATGAGCGATTTCCCCTGAGCTACTACCTGGTAACCAATGTTTCCAACCAGCCCTGTGCGTTCACATTCCTTGCTGCCATAGAGCCCTACGTGAAAAACCGCCAGATCTACCAGTGTCCTTCCGAGCCCAAAGCGATGGATATCGACGCGGGCTTCAGGAGCGTCGGAGTACCTGGCGGAGAATGTGGCGGTTTCACATGGGCCAGCTACAATTTCAACTATGCCATAACTAACATTGGTGCGGCAATCGCAGCTATCGAGTTTCCAGCGGAGACCGCACTGGCTTCGGATGGCAATCTCGCCCTGCCCGGCGCTTGCAACTTTAACCTGTTCGACTCGCCGGTACAGGCTCGCCACAATGACATCGTGAACGCCACCTACGCGGACGGACACGCCAAGACCTTCACCGCGAAGCTGTCGGGTTGCACGGGCACCAATATCAACGGCAACGCGCTACGGCAGTACTGCGTGACCTCTGGCGCGTATACCCGCTGGTGCGGACAGCAACCTGCGCCGGACGTGTGCCGCGACGAACTGTGGGGCTTTGCTAAACAGGACCAGTGGGGCTGGTGCACTCAGGGCGCCCCGTAACCTGACGAAATCAGCCCATCAAGTGCGATTCGTGACGTAGCCGCAGGCTAAAGCCTGCGGCTACTGAGGGGTGCGTTTCGTCGCACCCGTAAGGTCGCAACGGAGCGTGACCCCCCAGAAGGTTTCTGTCTATACAACGAGCTTGCTGAAATCCCCGATATAGCGATATAGCGCGTCCACGCCAGCCAGCAGGCACAGGCGGTTACGCCGTATTGCCTCTTCTGGCGCCATGACCAGCACCGCATCGAAGAACCTGTTGACCGGTTCGGTAAAGGACTCCAGCAGGGAAAACACCTCTTCACTGCGGAAACACATCACCGCCTCGATAATTTGTTGCTGGCTTTGCAGAACCATCTCGTACAGGACGCGTTCTTCCTCTTGCTGGAAGAGCGCCGTGTCTACTTGTCCAAGCCACTCTAAAGGCGGACGCAGGGTAGCGGTGGGTACCAGTTTAACCGCCTCGCCTGCTTTGAGGATATTGCGTACGCGCGTCGCCGCCAGCGCAACGGGGGTCAGCTGCTCCATCGGCAGGGCGTTCAGCATCCGCGCATTTGCCCTCGTTGCAAACGGTTCAACACGCTCCTCCGCCAGCACTGCCTGCACCACATCATAGCGGATGCCTTCGTCTTCCAGAAAAGCCTCGATTCGCCCTGCAAACACCTGCGCCAGCAGGTGCAATCCCTCCTCGTCTACACTCACGCCCTGATTCTCGTAGGCGCGCACTACTGCCTCCACGAACGTCCACAGGCGGGGCATCCCCTCTACCGTTGCCAGAATCTGCACCACGCCCTGTGCTGCGCGTCGCAAACCAAACGGGTCGCCCGAACCGGTCGGTACAATCTGCAGCGCGCCGATATAACCCACCAGTGTATCCACACGGTCGCACACCGCTAACAGCCGCCCCAGCGGACTTTCGGGAAGAGCATCCCCTGCGAAGCGGGGCATGTAGTGTTCGGCAATTGCCTGAGCGACCGCTTCGTTCTCACCTGATAGCATAGCGTACTCCCTGCCCATAACGCCTTGCAGCGCAGGTAGTTCCATGACCACCTCGGTGGCAAGGTCGGCTTTGCAGAGAGTGGCAGCGCGTCCTGCCAGCGAGGGGTCTACGCCCGCCTGTTCTGCTACTCCGCGCATTACCGCCGCCAGGCGCACGGCTTTATCCGCCATGGTGCCAAGCTTCTCTTGAAACACTATGCGCTTCAAATCGCCCACAAACGCCTCTAGCGGTTGCTGGCGGTCGCGCTCGTAAAAGAAGTGTGCATCGTTAAAGCGGGCGGTCAAGACGCGCTCATTGCCCTCACGCACCACGTCCAGCCGGTAATCGTTGCCGTTGCGTACCGCCACGAAGTAAGGCAACAGTTTGCCCTGACCGTCTACCACCGCGAAGAACCGTTGATGCTTCTTCATGGCGGTAATCAGTATCGGCTCCGGCAGGCTTAGGAAGGCAGGGTCAAAACGCCCCAGCAAGGCAGTGGGATATTCTACCAGGTGCGTCACCTCATCCAGCAGGGCATCATCCCACAAGATGCCCCCTCCAACCTGCTCCGCCAGGCGATTTGCCTGCTCTCGGATCACCTCACGGCGGCGGCGATGGTCATAGAGCACGTATCGCTCGTCCAGCTGGCGGAACAGTTCGGCGGGGCTTCCCACCTCGAACTCTTCGGGGGCAAGGAATCGATGCCCGCGCGAGCGGTTACCGCTGTGGATACCATCCAGTTCAAACGGCACCACCTCTCCATCGTACAACGCCAGCAGCCAGCGTATCGGACGGCAGAAGCGCAGGTTGCCGCCGCCCCAGCGCATCATCTTGGGAAAGGTCAAGGAGCGGATGGCTTCGGGAAAGATATTCGCCACCACCTCGACCGTGCGCTTGCCGCGCTCGAACACCCTCGCCATCACATAATCGCCCTGCGGGGTATGCACCACCTCCAGGTCGCTCACATCCACGCCCTGCTTACGGGCGAACCCCTGTGCAGCAGGAGTCGGGTTGCCCTGCGCGTCGAAAGCCACGTTCGCAGCAGGCCCGCGCACCTCACGCACCACGTCGGTTTGGCTTTGTGCCACATCATGGACGAGCAGAATCAACCTGCGCGGCGTGCCGAACGTTTCCGCCTGACCAAAAGCGATGCGCGCATCTTGCAGCCGTTGCGTGATCGCAGCCTGCAATTGCTCCAGGGCGTTTTCCACCACGCCAGCGGGCAACTCTTCCGTTCCGATTTCGAGCAACAGGTCCGCCAAGATAGCCCTCCTGTAGTCCGTCACACCCGACCTGTCAAATTGGGTTGTGTCGCGTTATCATCGCACCGTTTCAAAGCGCCACGGCAGTTGGTAGCGACACCACACGCGCGCCATCACGTTGCGCACGGGCAGAAAGCCCCAGTCGCGGCTGTCGTTGCTAACATCGCGGTTATCGCCCATGACAAACAGCATCCCCTCGGGCACCTTTTTCTCGCGCATGAAGTAGTGCATTTCGTAGCGGCGATACGGCTCGGGCAGAAGGCGACCGTTGATATACACCTCGTTGTTGCGTATACTGATACGCTCGCCCGGCAGAGCGATAACTCGCTTCACCATCAGGTCGTTGGTACCGTCGGGCACTCGAAACACCACCACGTCACCGCGCCGGGGTTGTCGCCACCAGTAGCTGACCTTCTCGGTCAGCACGCGCTCTCCATGATGCAAATTGGGTTCCATGCATCGTCCATCCACACGGAACCCCTGTCCCACGAAGTTTACCGTCAGCAAAAATACGAGGACGCTGACCACCGCTACTCGCATGGCGGAAGAAAGCCACGCGAGTAGCATCATTTTCATGCGACGGTCAGCGCCTCCTGTGCTTTCAACAGCGGGAAGCCCATCTCTTCTCGCTGCTTCAGATACTGTACACAACACTTCCGCGCCAGCGCACGCACGCGGTTAATGTAGCTGGCGCGTTCAGTGACCGAGATACTGCCACGCGCATCCAGCAGATTGAACACATGCGAGCACTTCAGCGCGTAGTCGAACGCTGGATGCGTGTATCCCAGGTTCACGATGCGATGCCCCTCCGCCTCGAACATTTCGAACAGGCGGAACAGCATCTGCACATCCGCATGGTCAAAGTTGTAGTAGTTATGCTCGATTTCGGCGTGGCGGTCTACCTCGCCATAGGTGATACCGTGCGCCCATTCGAGCTCCCAAAAACTCTCCTTCTTCTGCAGGCACATCGCCAGCCGCTCAGGACCATAGGTAATCTCGGCACAAACGGGGCGACATTCGATACCCCCCATCTGCTGGAAGTAGGTGAACTGCGTGATTTCGGTGCCGTCCAGCCATACCTCCCAGCCCACGCCGGACGCACCCAGGGTGGGAGCCTCCCAGTCGTCCTCCACGAAGCGAATGTCGTGCTCCAGCGGGTCGATGTCCAGCGCGCGCAAGCTGTCCAGATACAGGTCTACCACGTTCTCCGGCGACGGTTTGAGGATGACCTGATACTGGTAGTAGTGCTGCACGCGCATGGGATTGCGCCCGTAGCGACCGTCGGCGGGACGACGAGAAGGCTGCACGTACGCCACGTTCCACGGCTCTGGTCCGAGGCTACGCAATGCCGTACCTGGCGCCATGGTGCCTGCCCCTACCTCTACATCGTAGGGTTGCAAAATCAAGCACCCATGCTGTGCCCAGAACTGTTCTAATCTTAGCAGTAGTTCCTGAAAGGTCATAGCACCTCAGTTGTTCATGAAGAGTTCGCGCAGGTCGGCTTTGCCCAGAGGCAATCCCGCTACCTTGCGCTTGATTCGCGCCAGGGCGTTATCTACCGACTTCGTTTTGCACTGCAACGCCTCGGCGATCTCCCGATACGACTTGCCAAAGTGGTAGTGCATCAGCACGCGCCATTCGAAGTCGCTCAGCAGTTGCTGAAGCGTCCGCTGCAGCTGGCGGGTGTCTTCGGCTCGAAGCAACCGTTCCTCCGGGTCGCTGCTCGGTTCGGCGGGCAGCATATCCGCCAGGCTCCAGTCAGAATCCTCATCGTCTACCGTTACCTCCAGCGATAGGGAGGTATTCAACGGCATCTGCTTCTGGCGCGTCGCCGCTTTGATGGCGGTAATGATGTGGCGCTGGATGCACACTTTGGCAAACGCCGGGAACGAAATGGGCTTATCCGTCCGATAGTCGAGGATAGCCTGCCACAGCCCAATCATGCCTACCTGTAGCAGGTCCTCCCGCTCTGCGCCCAACAGGAAATACGATTTAACTTTGGTGCGAACCAGATTGCGATACTTATACAGCAGGAACTCCGCAGCTTGCTCGTCGCCCTTTTGCGCCTGCTCTACGATTTCGCGGTCGGTCATCTGCATGTAGCGACGGTAGCTGCGCTTGACGTGCGATTCACCTTCCGTGAACACTGTTAGTCCAATCCTCACCCGGTATAGAGTGGGCGGCTGCGCAATTGCAGCCGTGTTCTGCACTCATCATACCAAAATCGCGCGAAAAAGGCAAGGGGGGCGTCTGCAAACAGGTATACTGTGTGGGGCATGTTGGAATGTATCCAACATGCCCCAACGCGCTATTTCCCTGCACGGTTATCCGCTGTTCCACCACGAGGCAGTACCAGCGTACCGCCTCGGCTGCGTGCCTCTTCCATGCCCGGATAAGGTTTCGGGTTTTGAGGTGTAGGTGCTGTGGAAATCGTTTCCCTTTTGCTGCATCCGACAGTCAACAACGCTATGAAGAGCGACAGCAAGCACCACAACCACAGTTTCCTCATGGGGGTCCTCCTCAGTTGGGCCACCACTGTGCACCCAGCGCGTTCAGGTTGGCATTAGTCAGCAGGGTGCCGCAGGGTTGGTCAGGCAGCCCATAACCCGCCGCTGTGAGGGGCAGGATGGCTGCCGGGTCGGCACACCACTTCGCTCGGTCAGCCTCGATAGCCGGCACAGCAAAGCGGTGTCCGCCGATGGTGAAACCTATCCACAGCATATTCTTCACATGCCCATCTGCAAAGGTGACGTTGAACCTACCTCCATGTCGCAAACTGCTGTTTTTGGCAGGACCTCTGTAGGAGTCGAGGATCCAGTCGGTCCCCATCGTGGGGCGATACGTGTCGTAGCTATCGCTGTGTACAAACACCTCGGCCGGTGCAACGAGAGCCGACATCGGCTTGCCAGCCTGGTAAGATTGGCCAAATGGTGTCCTTTGCTCAGGTTCTAGGATACCACCTCCTGCGTAGATGAGTGGTCCCCAGTTATAACCATAGTTCACCTTCTGGCCAGGGGGCGGCACACCGAGCGCCGCAGCAATATTGGGACGCCAGGTATCGCACTCCGATTCCGAAGCCGAAGGGCATCTCCACACCTGTGTGTTCTTGATGTACGGATACAACAGCAGGTACTCCGCGGCACGCTCCAGGTTGCCGTACCCACCGTACACCATCGGGAATCGTTCGTCGTAGTCCTGAGTGTACATCATCACGGAGTTAGCCATCTGTTTCAGGTTCGACAGGCAACTCGCCTGACGAGCCTTCTCGCGGGCCTGGGCGAACACGGGAAACAGTATCGCCGCCAGTATCGCGATGATGGCTATCACCACGAGTAGCTCGATCAGCGTGAACGCGCGTTTCATGTGTTTACCCTCCTTTGGCAGACTGTGCAATCTTGTTGTGTGCGATGCATGTTAAGCCCGTGTGAAAACAGGCTTCACAGCGCTTGAGGATGTCCTCTCCACCATCCGAATATTTGTTTATTTCCCTCATATCACCCCCTTGTCTTACGGAGGATACACCTGCGGTATTATCGCTCGAAGGGACGTTGCTGTCTACCGGTATCGGCTCGGTATCTGTCCACAGGTATTTTCTCTACCTTCAGCACGGGGAGATAGCCTTCCTTCTCCATGTAATAGTGCCCATAGGGGTGTGAGCCTTCGGGTATGGTGCCGGGGAACGGGAAAATGGCTACCCCTTCTTCCAGCGCGACACAGCCATGCTCTGTCCCCGCCTCGATCATCCAGATGTCACCCTTTTCCAGGATGAACTCGTGGTACTGCCCTTCTCGGTCTATCATGTACGCCTTTGCCCTGCCGTCCATGATGACCCACGTCTCATCG from Armatimonadota bacterium includes the following:
- a CDS encoding signal peptidase I; translation: MKMMLLAWLSSAMRVAVVSVLVFLLTVNFVGQGFRVDGRCMEPNLHHGERVLTEKVSYWWRQPRRGDVVVFRVPDGTNDLMVKRVIALPGERISIRNNEVYINGRLLPEPYRRYEMHYFMREKKVPEGMLFVMGDNRDVSNDSRDWGFLPVRNVMARVWCRYQLPWRFETVR
- the glyS gene encoding glycine--tRNA ligase beta subunit — encoded protein: MADLLLEIGTEELPAGVVENALEQLQAAITQRLQDARIAFGQAETFGTPRRLILLVHDVAQSQTDVVREVRGPAANVAFDAQGNPTPAAQGFARKQGVDVSDLEVVHTPQGDYVMARVFERGKRTVEVVANIFPEAIRSLTFPKMMRWGGGNLRFCRPIRWLLALYDGEVVPFELDGIHSGNRSRGHRFLAPEEFEVGSPAELFRQLDERYVLYDHRRRREVIREQANRLAEQVGGGILWDDALLDEVTHLVEYPTALLGRFDPAFLSLPEPILITAMKKHQRFFAVVDGQGKLLPYFVAVRNGNDYRLDVVREGNERVLTARFNDAHFFYERDRQQPLEAFVGDLKRIVFQEKLGTMADKAVRLAAVMRGVAEQAGVDPSLAGRAATLCKADLATEVVMELPALQGVMGREYAMLSGENEAVAQAIAEHYMPRFAGDALPESPLGRLLAVCDRVDTLVGYIGALQIVPTGSGDPFGLRRAAQGVVQILATVEGMPRLWTFVEAVVRAYENQGVSVDEEGLHLLAQVFAGRIEAFLEDEGIRYDVVQAVLAEERVEPFATRANARMLNALPMEQLTPVALAATRVRNILKAGEAVKLVPTATLRPPLEWLGQVDTALFQQEEERVLYEMVLQSQQQIIEAVMCFRSEEVFSLLESFTEPVNRFFDAVLVMAPEEAIRRNRLCLLAGVDALYRYIGDFSKLVV
- a CDS encoding RNA polymerase factor sigma-70 — encoded protein: MFTEGESHVKRSYRRYMQMTDREIVEQAQKGDEQAAEFLLYKYRNLVRTKVKSYFLLGAEREDLLQVGMIGLWQAILDYRTDKPISFPAFAKVCIQRHIITAIKAATRQKQMPLNTSLSLEVTVDDEDSDWSLADMLPAEPSSDPEERLLRAEDTRQLQRTLQQLLSDFEWRVLMHYHFGKSYREIAEALQCKTKSVDNALARIKRKVAGLPLGKADLRELFMNN
- the glyQ gene encoding glycine--tRNA ligase alpha subunit, which codes for MTFQELLLRLEQFWAQHGCLILQPYDVEVGAGTMAPGTALRSLGPEPWNVAYVQPSRRPADGRYGRNPMRVQHYYQYQVILKPSPENVVDLYLDSLRALDIDPLEHDIRFVEDDWEAPTLGASGVGWEVWLDGTEITQFTYFQQMGGIECRPVCAEITYGPERLAMCLQKKESFWELEWAHGITYGEVDRHAEIEHNYYNFDHADVQMLFRLFEMFEAEGHRIVNLGYTHPAFDYALKCSHVFNLLDARGSISVTERASYINRVRALARKCCVQYLKQREEMGFPLLKAQEALTVA